The following nucleotide sequence is from Bacteroidota bacterium.
GTCCCCCCTCCCGGCGATCCTGCTGCAAAGAAATTTCAGGCTAACACCGATGGAGCGATGTACTACAAAATACGCGAAGGCAGAGGCGCTATGCCATCATTCAAAAACACACTCACTCCAGACCAGATCTGGAATGTGATTTCGTACCTGCGCACCTATAATAAAAGCTATGTGCAACAGGTTGCAAAAGAAATTCAAAGGGGTGCTTACGAGGGCGATATCGAACTGACGCTTTCCCACCTGGCAGAAAAAGGCCTTATTGAAGCCCGTCTGGTTGGAATTAAAGATAGCATTCGCGAATCCATTGGAGGCGCGGCTATTCAAATGATTGCAGTTCGGATGTTTGGCAACCTTCCGCTCGAAGAAGAAAAAATAACCAACGAAATGGGACTGGCATATTTTAAAGTGCCTGAAAAAATGCCTGCTGATACACAGGGTAATTTGAATCTGATAGCCCGCTTGAGCGACCAGGAAGCCTTTGGTCAAATAGAAAGCAAGATTGCTATTCAAACCGGAAAACCAACCACAGCACCAAGCCTCAGGGCCGAAAGAGCCATGTGGAATACCATGGCCATGGCCCCGCTTTGGCTCCTGTTC
It contains:
- a CDS encoding cytochrome c produces the protein MQIKYTIIFSFAALAFCQLNAQEIWEVPADQATKLSPFEFSAESQKAGSEIYTINCASCHGIPGKANAVALVPPPGDPAAKKFQANTDGAMYYKIREGRGAMPSFKNTLTPDQIWNVISYLRTYNKSYVQQVAKEIQRGAYEGDIELTLSHLAEKGLIEARLVGIKDSIRESIGGAAIQMIAVRMFGNLPLEEEKITNEMGLAYFKVPEKMPADTQGNLNLIARLSDQEAFGQIESKIAIQTGKPTTAPSLRAERAMWNTMAMAPLWLLFTYAIGVLAAWGTIFYILLQLKKIFFLGK